One window of the Thermodesulfomicrobium sp. WS genome contains the following:
- a CDS encoding diguanylate cyclase: protein MIPVTILIVDDRPENLFAMQQLLEDDPNRTLLLAHSGQEALGLLLSHEVALVLLDVQMPEMDGFETATLMRRNRRTRNIPIIFVTANHTERTHIFQGYAAGAVDYLPKPVDPVVLQSKVRIFEDLYRQRKQLEDVNARLDAKVAELERLRFELEEKNRILHTLSLLDGLTGIPNRRHFDDTLRSEWQRMLREGSPLGLIMIDVDHFKRFNDHYGHLHGDRCLKRVAGCLSAVLKRPSDFVARYGGEEFAAILPATDHAGTCHVAEALRQAVEHLAIDHAASPTTDHVTISLGAASVIPAPGCHPSDLVCAADQALYAAKQSGRNRWCYQGCQPDSCIHPLT from the coding sequence ATGATCCCTGTCACTATCCTCATCGTGGATGACCGGCCGGAGAATCTCTTCGCCATGCAGCAATTGCTCGAAGACGACCCAAACCGCACTCTGCTTCTCGCCCACTCGGGCCAGGAGGCCTTAGGGCTCCTCTTGAGCCACGAGGTAGCGCTGGTGCTCCTCGATGTGCAGATGCCGGAGATGGACGGCTTCGAGACCGCGACCCTCATGCGCCGCAACCGTCGCACCCGGAATATCCCCATTATCTTCGTTACCGCCAATCACACCGAACGCACCCATATCTTCCAGGGCTACGCTGCCGGTGCCGTGGACTACCTGCCCAAGCCCGTGGACCCGGTGGTACTCCAAAGCAAGGTGCGCATCTTCGAAGACCTCTACCGACAGCGCAAGCAATTGGAGGACGTCAACGCCCGGCTGGACGCCAAGGTGGCGGAATTGGAACGGCTGCGCTTCGAGCTGGAAGAAAAAAACCGCATCCTCCACACCCTCTCCCTGCTCGATGGCCTCACCGGCATCCCCAACCGCCGCCACTTCGATGACACCCTGCGTTCCGAATGGCAGCGCATGCTGCGGGAAGGAAGCCCGCTTGGGCTCATCATGATCGATGTGGATCACTTCAAACGCTTCAACGACCACTACGGACATCTCCACGGCGACCGCTGCCTCAAGCGCGTGGCTGGCTGTCTGTCCGCGGTGCTCAAGCGACCTTCGGACTTCGTGGCCCGCTACGGCGGGGAAGAATTCGCCGCCATCCTGCCGGCCACGGACCACGCCGGCACCTGCCACGTGGCCGAGGCCTTGCGCCAGGCCGTGGAGCATCTGGCCATCGACCACGCGGCATCCCCCACCACGGATCACGTCACCATCAGCCTCGGCGCCGCTTCCGTCATCCCCGCCCCAGGCTGCCACCCCTCGGACTTGGTGTGCGCCGCAGATCAGGCCCTCTACGCGGCCAAACAGAGCGGCCGCAATCGCTGGTGTTACCAAGGCTGCCAGCCGGATTCCTGCATCCATCCCCTCACCTGA
- a CDS encoding sodium:solute symporter family protein, with translation MSIMTWTYIMVGASFALYLGIAWASRVRDTKGFYVAGGGVPPLANGLATAADWMSAASFISMAGMISFMGFSGATYLMGWTGGYVLLALLLAPYLRKFGKFTVPDFVGDRYYSTTARIVALVCAIFVSLTYVAGQMRGVGIVFSRFLEVDVNTGVVIGMVIVFFYASLGGMKGITWTQVAQYLVLIIAFLVPAVAISMKITGNPLPQLGFGDRIAQGPDAGMYFLQTLDAITTDLGFGPYTKASSGLALLNMVAVTTCLMVGTAGLPHVIIRFYTVPTVRAARLSAFYAILFIAILYTAAPAVGAFARYNMIRSVNGVSYAQAPSWFKNWERTGLIAWVDKNNDGIIQYTKGLAIAGKPQFTGQTGPQGQRLLANKPADGANELFVDNDIMVLANPEIANLPAWVIALVAAGGLAAALSTASGLLLVIASAISHDLYYRVINPKASEKNRLTLGRVMIGLAVLVAGYFGINPPGFVAQVVSLAFGLAASSFFPIIVLGVFWKRATREGAIAGMSCGIGLTLLYIIQVKFLGMQPWLFGLVPEGVGVIGMLLNFTVTAVVSLVTAPPPEAVQELVEHVRIPRGAGAAIDH, from the coding sequence ATGTCCATCATGACCTGGACCTATATCATGGTGGGGGCGTCCTTTGCCCTGTATTTGGGCATTGCCTGGGCATCCCGCGTGCGCGACACCAAAGGCTTCTATGTGGCCGGCGGCGGCGTACCACCTTTGGCCAACGGCCTGGCCACTGCGGCCGATTGGATGAGCGCCGCCTCCTTCATCTCCATGGCGGGCATGATCTCGTTCATGGGCTTTAGCGGCGCCACGTACCTCATGGGCTGGACCGGCGGCTACGTGCTCCTCGCCCTGCTGCTCGCCCCATACTTGCGCAAGTTCGGCAAATTCACCGTGCCGGATTTCGTGGGGGACCGATACTACTCGACCACGGCCCGCATCGTCGCCCTGGTGTGCGCCATCTTCGTGTCCCTTACCTACGTGGCCGGGCAGATGCGCGGGGTGGGCATCGTGTTCTCCCGCTTCCTCGAGGTGGATGTGAATACCGGCGTGGTCATCGGTATGGTCATCGTGTTCTTCTATGCCTCCCTGGGCGGCATGAAAGGCATCACCTGGACGCAGGTGGCCCAGTACCTGGTGCTCATCATCGCCTTCCTGGTGCCGGCGGTGGCCATCTCCATGAAGATCACCGGCAATCCCCTGCCGCAACTGGGCTTTGGCGACCGCATCGCCCAAGGCCCGGACGCAGGCATGTATTTTCTCCAAACCCTGGACGCCATCACCACGGACCTGGGATTTGGGCCGTACACCAAGGCTTCATCAGGTCTGGCGCTGCTCAACATGGTGGCGGTGACCACCTGCCTCATGGTGGGCACCGCGGGGCTGCCCCATGTCATCATCCGCTTCTACACCGTGCCTACGGTGCGGGCGGCCCGTCTGTCGGCCTTCTACGCCATCCTCTTCATCGCCATCCTCTACACCGCTGCCCCGGCCGTGGGTGCCTTTGCCCGCTACAACATGATCCGGTCCGTCAACGGCGTCTCCTACGCCCAGGCCCCCAGCTGGTTCAAAAACTGGGAACGTACCGGCCTCATCGCCTGGGTGGATAAAAACAACGATGGCATCATCCAGTACACCAAGGGCTTGGCCATTGCGGGCAAGCCGCAGTTCACCGGCCAAACCGGCCCTCAAGGGCAGCGGCTGCTGGCCAACAAACCTGCCGACGGGGCCAACGAACTTTTCGTCGACAATGACATCATGGTGCTCGCCAATCCGGAAATCGCCAACCTGCCCGCCTGGGTGATCGCCCTGGTGGCCGCCGGCGGCCTGGCCGCAGCCCTGTCCACGGCCTCGGGCCTGCTCTTGGTCATTGCCTCGGCCATCTCCCATGACCTCTACTACCGCGTCATCAACCCCAAGGCGTCGGAGAAGAACCGCCTGACCCTCGGTCGGGTGATGATCGGCCTGGCGGTGCTCGTGGCCGGATACTTCGGCATCAATCCGCCGGGCTTCGTGGCCCAGGTGGTGTCTTTGGCCTTCGGTCTGGCGGCGTCGAGCTTTTTCCCCATCATCGTGCTGGGCGTGTTCTGGAAGCGCGCCACCCGCGAAGGGGCCATCGCTGGCATGAGCTGCGGAATCGGGCTGACTTTGCTCTACATCATCCAGGTGAAGTTCCTGGGAATGCAGCCATGGCTCTTTGGTCTGGTCCCCGAAGGCGTGGGCGTGATCGGCATGCTCCTCAACTTCACCGTCACCGCGGTGGTCTCCCTCGTGACTGCGCCGCCGCCTGAGGCTGTCCAAGAACTGGTGGAACACGTGCGCATCCCCCGCGGGGCAGGCGCCGCCATCGACCACTAA
- a CDS encoding DUF4212 domain-containing protein, which produces MNTRHAYWNVNKRIMAVLLTVWAFVAYGCGMLGADALNAIHLGGFPLGFWFAQQGAIYVFILLILAYFLIMERVDKQFDVHE; this is translated from the coding sequence ATGAACACTCGTCACGCGTACTGGAACGTCAACAAACGCATCATGGCCGTTCTTCTGACCGTTTGGGCTTTCGTCGCCTATGGATGTGGGATGCTGGGTGCAGATGCGCTCAACGCCATCCATCTCGGAGGATTTCCCCTTGGCTTTTGGTTTGCCCAGCAAGGCGCCATTTACGTCTTCATCCTCCTCATTTTGGCGTATTTTCTCATCATGGAACGAGTGGATAAACAATTCGATGTGCACGAATAA
- a CDS encoding protein-glutamate O-methyltransferase CheR encodes MALAMTHGTHLPQPEIIELRLLLEAIYQAYGYDFRNYSLAHLKRRVEQRLALSGFASISHLQHEILHNPELLPVILQDLSINVSEMFRDPSFYQALRAEVLPILETYPSIRIWHAGCAAGQEAYSMAILLHEAELLERSTLFVTDFNPRLVALAQEGRYPLSAIKKYTANYQATGGSNSFAEYYTVRGNHAEMAAFLRDRMVFSEHNLATDGVFGEMHLVVCRNVLIYFDAQLQNRVLGLFAESLCPGGFLCLGSKETLRFSKHAPIFEAVVERERIYRKRRHQPLEESP; translated from the coding sequence ATGGCTCTCGCAATGACCCACGGCACGCACCTGCCCCAACCTGAAATCATCGAACTGCGCCTGCTGCTCGAGGCCATCTACCAGGCTTACGGCTATGATTTTCGCAACTACTCCCTTGCCCACCTCAAACGGCGCGTGGAGCAGCGCCTCGCGCTCTCGGGCTTTGCCTCCATTTCTCATCTCCAGCACGAGATCCTGCACAACCCCGAGCTCTTGCCGGTGATCCTTCAGGACCTCTCCATCAACGTCTCGGAGATGTTCCGCGACCCGAGCTTCTATCAGGCCCTGCGCGCCGAGGTCCTGCCCATCCTCGAAACCTACCCGTCCATCCGCATCTGGCACGCCGGCTGCGCCGCCGGTCAAGAGGCCTACTCCATGGCCATCCTGCTCCATGAAGCCGAACTTCTGGAGCGCAGCACCCTCTTTGTCACCGACTTCAATCCCCGTCTGGTGGCCCTGGCCCAGGAGGGCCGCTACCCCCTTTCCGCCATCAAAAAATACACCGCCAACTACCAGGCCACAGGCGGGAGCAACTCCTTCGCCGAATACTACACCGTGCGCGGCAACCATGCGGAGATGGCCGCCTTCTTGCGCGACCGCATGGTCTTCTCGGAACACAACCTGGCCACGGACGGCGTCTTTGGGGAAATGCACCTCGTCGTCTGCCGCAACGTGCTCATCTACTTCGACGCCCAGCTCCAAAACCGCGTCCTCGGGCTCTTTGCGGAGAGCTTGTGCCCAGGCGGATTCCTCTGCCTGGGGTCCAAGGAGACCCTGCGCTTCAGCAAGCACGCCCCGATCTTCGAAGCAGTGGTGGAACGCGAACGCATCTATCGGAAACGCCGGCACCAGCCCCTGGAGGAATCCCCATGA
- a CDS encoding chemotaxis protein CheB, translating to MSAVHAVVLGASAGGLTAIRHILAQLRPDFGPPILIVQHIAPSAGSTLVETFRDHSPLPVMEAEDKTLPAPGTIYLAPPDYHLQVEPEGHLSLCLDERVRFARPSIDVLFTTAADAFCPHLAGVLLTGANDDGAQGLWRIHRLGGITLVQDPATAKARAMPEAALALCPKHQVFDLDGIATTLNTLVLP from the coding sequence ATGAGCGCGGTGCACGCTGTCGTTTTGGGCGCCTCGGCCGGAGGACTGACCGCCATCCGTCACATCCTGGCGCAGCTGCGTCCGGATTTTGGCCCGCCCATCCTCATTGTGCAACACATCGCCCCCAGCGCCGGATCCACCCTGGTGGAGACCTTCCGCGACCACAGCCCCCTTCCCGTAATGGAGGCAGAAGACAAAACCCTGCCCGCCCCTGGCACCATATATCTGGCCCCACCCGACTACCATCTGCAGGTGGAGCCCGAGGGACATCTTTCCCTGTGCTTAGATGAACGGGTACGCTTTGCTCGGCCCTCTATCGACGTCCTTTTCACCACCGCGGCCGACGCCTTCTGTCCCCATCTGGCGGGGGTGCTCCTTACTGGCGCCAATGATGACGGCGCCCAGGGGCTTTGGCGCATCCACCGTCTGGGGGGGATCACCCTGGTACAGGATCCGGCCACGGCCAAAGCCCGAGCCATGCCCGAGGCCGCCCTCGCCCTGTGCCCTAAACACCAGGTGTTTGACTTGGACGGCATCGCAACCACCCTCAACACCTTGGTGCTCCCATGA